The Legionellales bacterium genome includes the window CGCGATCCTATCACTCTTGATTACAAAGAATTACCAGGTTTTCCTGAAACAAAAGTCGAAGGGCACAGTGGTTGTTTAATCATTGGTAATTTAAACGGTGCAACCGTAGCGTGTTTACAAGGGCGAATGCACCGTTATGAACAAGGCCATGTCAACGAATTAAAAAATATGATCCGCACCTTAAAATTATTAGGCGTGCAAGATTTATTAATCACTAATGCTGCCGGTTCATTACGAGAAGATGTGCCCCCAGGGGAATTAATGCTTATCATCGATCACATTAATTTTTCATTCGATAATCCTTTAATTGGGCCTAACGAAGCGGAGTTTGGCGAGCGTTTTGTTTCGATGGAAGATGCGTATAGCCCACGCCTGCGCAATATGATTTTAACCACGGCGAAACATTTAGGCATTAAATTAGCCCAGGGCATTTATGTCGGCGTGAGTGGT containing:
- a CDS encoding purine-nucleoside phosphorylase, whose protein sequence is MSFPHQACEVIQSKIGELKPKLGIILGSGLSAIAKTIRDPITLDYKELPGFPETKVEGHSGCLIIGNLNGATVACLQGRMHRYEQGHVNELKNMIRTLKLLGVQDLLITNAAGSLREDVPPGELMLIIDHINFSFDNPLIGPNEAEFGERFVSMEDAYSPRLRNMILTTAKHLGIKLAQGIYVGVSGPAFETPAEIRAFRFLGGDAVGMSTVPDVIIARHCGLNVAVISAITNFAAGMKKAGKLSHEETLKFGSLTAPKLEKLILAYAGSLRDADE